From the Robbsia betulipollinis genome, the window GAAAAACAATCTGCCGGGCGGCACGAAGCGCGTGACGAACGACCCGATGGAAGCCACCTATGTCGGCATCCATATGTGGAAGCAGGCGGTGGAGAAGGCGCGCAGCACCTCGGTCGACAAGGTGCGCCCGGCGATGATCGGCCAGACGTTCGCCGCGCCCTCGGGCTTCACGCTGGAAATGGACGGCAATCACCATCTGCACAAGCCGGTGATGATCGGCGAGGTCCGCGCGGACGGGCAGTTCAACGTCGTCTGGCGCACCAAGACGACGATCCGCGCGCAGCCCTGGAGCCCGTATATCCCGGGCAACGAGCACAAGCCGGATGTGGTCGCCCAGGCCACGCCGGTCGCCGATCTGCTGCGCCGCTTCGTCTGACGCGGGTGACGCCGCCGCGTTTCGTGCGGGCGGCGTCGCGTCTCGCGTCAGCCAGATCCGCGCGCCATCGCCTCTCCCGTGGCGGCGTGCGTCGCCGCGGTGCGTTTCGCCGCGGCGCATCCCGGCGTGTTTGCCCCTGACCCTCGCGGAGAACCGCCCATGAAGTCGCCGCTTTTTCTACCCATCCTGCTGCTGAGCGCCGTTCTGCTGTGCGGCGGCACGCGCGCCGCGCAGGCGTTGACCCGCGCCGACCTCGCCCCGCTCGCCAGCGACGATTTCGACGCGAAAGCGCAGGCGATCCAGACGATCGCCGCCCAGGCCGCCACCGGCGACACGGCCGCCGCGCGGCTGCTGCAGGCGCTCGCCGACGACACCGTTTCGGTCGCCAGTACCGGCACCAGCGCCGGCGTCGTCCTCATCGCCCATGGCGACACCTACCACGACGCGCTGAACGATCGGCCCGTGGCCGCCGATGTCGCCGCGCAGGCCCAGCCGCTGACCCTGTCGAACGTGCTGCGGCGGCAGGTGGCCGCGGCCGCCTCCGCGAACGGCATCGACTCTCCCGACAAGACCGTGCGCGGCGCCGCCATCGACGCGCTGCTGCGCAGCCCCGATCCCGCCGCCGCCCCCCGGATCGACACGGCGCTGGCCCGCGAAAAGGATCCCGCACTGCGCGCGCGCCTGGAAACCTTGTGGGCGCTGACCGCGTTGCACGACGCCGATCCGGCGCGCCGCCTCAAGGCGGTCGGGCTGATCACCGCCACCGGGCGCATCAGCAGTCTCGAACTGCTGCGGCCCCTGACGCTGCGCGATGCCAGCGGCGTCTACGCCGACACCGACCCCCGCGTGCGCGCCGCCGCCGCGCAAGGCATCCAGGCGCTCGCCGCGATACAACGCCGCAACGAAATCGTCGGCACGCTGTTCGCCGGGCTGAGCCTGGGCAGCGTGCTGCTGCTCGCCGCGCTCGGGCTGGCCATCACCTATGGGCTGATCGGCGTGATCAACATGGCGCACGGCGAATTCCTGATGATCGGCGCCTACGCGACCTGGATCGTGCAGAACCTGTTTCGCCAACATCTGCCGGGCGCCTTCGACTGGTATCCGCTCGCGGCCATCCCCGCCGCCTTCCTGGCCGCCGCGCTGGTGGGCATCGTCATCGAACGCCTGATCATCCGCCATCTGTACGGCCGCCCGCTGGAAACGCTGCTGACCACCTTCGGCGTGAGCCTGCTGTTGATCCAGGCGACGCGCATGCTGTTCGGCGCGCAGAACGTGCAGGTCGAGAACCCGTCGTGGATGAGCGGCGGCATCGCCGTCCTGCCCGGCTTGACGCTGCCGTACAACCGGCTGTCCATCCTGGCCTTTTCCGTCGCCGTGATCGTGCTCGCCTGGGGCGTGCTGAACCGCACCCGCCTGGGCCTGTTCATCCGCGCGGTCACGCAGAACCGCCGGATGGCGGCCTGCGTGGGGGTACGCACCGGGCGCGTGGACAGCTATGCGTTCGCCTTCGGCGCCGGCATCGCCGGGCTGGGCGGCTGCGCGCTCGCGCAGATCGGCAACGTCGGCCCGGACCTCGGGCAGAGCTACATCATCGACTCCTTCATGTCCGTGGTGCTGGGCGGCGTTGGGCAGCTCGCCGGCACCGTGATCGGCGCGTTCGGCCTGGGCGTGATCAGCAAGGCGATCGAACCCTTCTGGGGCGCCGTGCTCGCGAAGATCGTCGTGCTGCTGCTCGTCGTCCTCTTCATCCAGAAACGTCCCCAGGGGCTGTTCGCCCTGAAGGGCCGCAGCGCGGAGCACTGAATGTCACTTTCCTCGATTCCTCCCCTTCCCGGTCCGGGCGTCCCGCACGCCGCCCGCGCGCCGGGCGCGGCCGCCGGGCGCTTCCGGCTCGGCCTGCCGCCCCGGCCGGCGCTTCTGTCGCCGCGCGCCTGGGTCGGTCTGCTCGCGCTGATCGTCATCATCGGCGTACTGGTGCCGCTGAGCGCGCTGGCGCTTCCCGCCGACAGCACCTGGCATCTGTCGATCTATGCGATCACGCTGGCCGGCAAGCTGATGTGCTATGCGATCGCCGCGCTTGCGCTGGATCTGGTCTGGGGCTACTGCGGCATCCTCAGCCTCGGCCACGGGCTGTTCTTCGCCCTGGGCGGCTACGCGATCGGCATGTACCTGATGCGCCAGATCGGGCACGAGGGCAAGTACGGCAGCGACCTGCCCGATTTCATGGTGTTTCTCGACTGGCACACGCTGCCCTGGTACTGGACCGGCACCCAGCATCTGTTGTTCGCGCTCGTGGTGATGATCGTGGCACCAGCGGTGATCGCCTGGGTGTTCGGCTTCTTCACGTTCCGCTCGCGGGTCAAGGGCGTGTACCTGTCGATCATCACGCAGGCGCTGACGTACGCGGCGATGCTGCTGTTCTTCCGCAACGAGACCGGCTTCGGCGGCAACAATGGTTTCACCGACTTCAAGCGCATCGCGGGGTTTCCGATCGCCAGCGACCAGACGCGCGTCACCCTCTTCGTGCTGACCTTCGCGGTGCTGGTGCTCGCCTTCCTGCTGTTGCGCGTGATCGTCACCTCGCGCCTGGGACGCGTGGTCACCGCGATTCGCGACGGCGAGTCGCGCCTCATGTTCCTGGGCTACAGCCCGCTCGGCTATAAGCTCTTCGTCTGGACGGTGTCGGCGGTGCTGTGCGGCATCGCCGGCGCGCTGTACGTGCCGCAGGTCGGCATCATCAACCCCAGCGAGATGTCGCCCGGCAACTCGATCGAGATGGCGATCTGGGTGGCCGTGGGCGGCCGCGGTACGCTGATCGGCCCGATCGTCGGCGCGCTCGCGGTGAACGGCGCGAAGAGCGTCTTCACGAACTATTTCCCCGAGTACTGGCTGTTCTTTCTCGGCGCGATCTTCGTCGTCGTGCCCCTGTTGCTGCCGCAAGGCATCGTCGGCCTGCTCGCGCGGCGTCGCCGGAGGACCTCATGAATCCGCTGAAATCCCCCCGGGCCGCGGCCGCCGGGGCCGCCTCCCCCGCGCCTGGCGTCGCCAGCGGCGCCGGCCAGCATTTGACGTCGGGACTCGGGCATGTGGTGCGTCCCGACGCCATCGACGTTTCGCACGGTCCGATCCTCTATCTCGAAGACGTCACCGTCAGCTTCGACGGCTTTCGCGCGCTCAACGCCTTGTCGCTGTCGATCGACGCGGGCGAACTGCGTTGCATGATCGGCCCCAACGGCGCGGGCAAGACGACGATGATGGACGTCATCACCGGCAAGACCCGCGCGCAGTCCGGCAAGGTATTCCTCGGCCAGACGCTCGACCTGCGCCGGCTCGACGAAGCGGCGATCGCGCGCGCCGGCGTCGGCCGCAAATTCCAGAAACCCACCGTCTTCGAGCAGCATCCGGTCTGGGAGAATCTGGAACTGGCGATGAAATCGGACAAACGCTGGTTCGCCGCGCTGCGGGCCCGGCTCGACGCCCCGGCGCAGGCGCGCATCGAGGAGGTGCTGGAAACCATCCGTCTGGAGGACGCCGCCTACCGTCTCGCGGGCGAGCTCTCGCACGGTCAGAAACAACGGCTGGAGATCGGCATGCTGCTCATGCAGCAGCCGCAACTGCTGCTGCTCGACGAACCCGCCGCCGGCATCACCGACGACGAAACGATGGAACTCGCGCGCCTGCTCAACAGCCTGCGCGGCCAGTGCTCGATGATGGTGGTCGAGCACGACATGGATTTCGTCGCCGCGCTGGCGGGCGAGACCGGCCGGGTCACCGTCATGGCCGAAGGCGCCGTGCTCGCCGAAGGCACGCTGGACCAGGTGAAGCGCGACGAACGCGTGATCGAATCGTATCTCGGGCGTTGAAGTCACGCATGGCGTCCGGCAAACAAGAGAAAACAGCATGCTCGAAGTCGAATCGCTGAACCAATATTACGGCGGCAGCCACATCCTGCGCGACGTCGCGATGACGGTGCCGGAAGGCCGGCTCACCGTCCTGCTCGGGCGCAACGGCGTGGGCAAGTCGACCCTGCTGCGCTGCCTGATGGGCGTGACGCCGGTACGCACCGGTACGATCCGCTGGCGCGGCGCATCGCTCGAGCGCCTGTCCACTCCGGCGCGGGTCGCGCGCGGCCTGGGCTACGTGCCGCAGGGGCGCGATATTTTCCCGCGGCTCACGGTGGAGGAAAACCTGCTGATCGGCGCGGCATCGCGCAAGATCCCCGCCGCGGTACCGGAGCGCATCTATGCGCTGTTCCCCGTGCTCGCCGACATGAAGCACCGGCGCGGCGGCGATCTCTCCGGCGGCCAGCAACAGCAGCTGGCGATCGGCCGCGCGCTGATGGGCGAGCCGCGACTGCTCATCCTCGACGAACCGACCGAAGGCATCCAGCCGTCGATCATCACCGAGATCGGCCGTACCCTGCGGCGTCTGGTCGACGAATTCGGCATGACGATACTGCTGGTCGAGCAGTACTACGAGTTCGCCCAGGCATTGGCGGATCACTACTGGGTGATGCAGCGCGGCGAGATCGTCGCACGGGGCGCGGGCGGGGACATGGCCGCGAATGGGGTGCGGGACATGATCGCGGTGTAGCGCACTGCCATGCAGCGGAGCGCTTCCGGGTCGAGCATGCAGCCGGAAGCGCTGGTCATTACAATTGAATTACTGTATAAATACGAATCGTTACCATTCGTATTATAAAATTACAGCGTCTGGAGAAGGATCCGCCTGGAACTCCCTTGCGGGCGAGCCGCCCGCCATGATTCCGTTCCCCTGGATCGACCCGGTTTCCCCGTTCGGCGAACCGGCGCCCCCTATCGATTCGCAGTCCTTATTGGCCTGAGATTCGGCCTGAGATTCCGGTATTGCGATGGCATGGGCCTTCTCCGAAGCGGAATTCATTTGTTTGCTCAAGAGAACGCGCCATGGCATAACATCCCCCCTTCCCTTCCACCACGCCGCACGCCACGTTCGCCGCCACCGCGCGGTCGCCCCGCTGCGCTCGCCGGGGGCCGCGCACCGTTCGCGCCGCGTTGCTCTCCGCGGGGGTGATGACGTTTTCCAGCTTCATCGCGGGTCCGCCCGCCCACGCGGCGGCGGCTACGGATACGTCGGCCGACGAGCGTGCCGGCGACACCGCGTCGACCCGGCAAAGCCGCGCCTCCAGCAGCACGCCGAGCACGGTGGGCGCCCTGTCCGCGGTCACGGTGACCGGGCAAAGCGATGGCGGGCCTTATGGAACGGTGAAGGGCGTGGTCGCGCGCGACAGTCTCGGCGCGACGAAAACAAAGACGTCGCTGCTCGAAACACCGCAATCCGTTTCCGTGGTCACGCGCGAGCAAATGGATCAGCAAAACGCGCAGACGCTCAACGCGGCCGTGCGCTACGAAGCCGGCGTGACGCCCGAAACGCGGGGCGGCATCGCCACCCGCTACGATCTATTGACCGTACGCGGCTTTTCGGCGGATACGTATTGGAACGGCCTGAAACTGTTGACCAACAATTATTACGGCACGCCGCAGATCGACCCGTATCTGATGGAGCGCATCGAGGTATTGCGCGGACCCGTCTCCGTCCTGTACGGGCAGGCTTCGGCGGGCGGCATCCTCAACCAGGAAAGCCGGCTGCCCACCGTCGAACCCCAGCACGAGATCGGCATCGAATTCGGCAATTACGGGCACAAACAAGCCAAATTCGATTTCTCGGGACCGATCGGCGACGATCCCCGTTATCTGTATCGCGTTACCGGCATCGCCCGCACCGAGGACGGACAGGTCGCCACCACCCGCAACGAACGCCTGGCGATCGCGCCGTCCTTCACGTGGCGGCCCGACCGCGATACGACGCTCACGCTGCTCGCGCTCTACCAGCGCGATCCGCGCAGCACCTCGTATGGCGCCGTGCCGCCGTACGGCACCGTTCTCAATAATCCGTTCGGCAAGCTGCCCGGCAACTTCTACGACGGCGACGTCAATTTCGAGAAGTTCCAACGCACGCAGACATCGCTGGGCTGGCAATTCGAGAAACGCCTGACGCCCACCTGGACCGTGCGCTCCAACGCGCGCTGGCTGCATCTGGGACAGGAGTACGAAAGCGTCTACGATTCCGGGCTGGAGGCCGACATGCGCACGCTCGACCGCGGCACCGCCGAATCGAACGATACGATGAACACCTACAGCATCGACAATTCGATCGAAGGCAACTTCGCCACCGGTCCGCTCGATCACACCCTGCTCGCCGGCTTCGATTATCAACATGTCGGCAGCGGGTACAACGTAGGCTTTGGCACCGCGCCATCGCTGGATCTCTTCGCACCGGACAACGCGCAGGCGATCACGCCGCCCGACCTCGCGATGACGCGGATTCGGGCGTCGCAATATGGCGTCTATCTACAGGACCAGATGCATTTCGGCAAGGTCCTCCTGACGCTCGGCGGCCGCGAGGATTGGGCGACGACCCATACCACCGCCGAGGCGTTCGGGACGACGTCGAACCAGTCGGATCGCGCCTTCACCGGGCGGGCCGGGCTGACCTATGTATTCGATTCGGGCATCGCGCCGTATGTCAGCGTCACGCAGTCCTTCGTCCCGCAGGCGGGCACCGATGCGAGCGGCAAGCCGTTCGATCCGGAACGCGCGCATCAGTACGAAGTGGGCGTCAAGTACCAACCGAAGAACACGAGCGCCCTGTTCACCGCCGCGCTCTTCGATCTCACGCGCAACAACTTGCTGACCACCGACGCCAACAACCCGAATTACCAGGCGCAATCGGGTCAGGCCCGTTCGCGCGGCGTCGAGTTGTCCGCCAAGGTAAGCCCGACGCGTGCGCTCGACGTCACCGCCGCGTACGCGTACACGAATACCAGATACACGCGCGACAACACGGGGCTGCAAGGCAAATTCCTGCCCGCCGTACCCGAGAACCAGGCATCCGTCTGGGCGAATTATCGTTTCGACGGCATGCCGTTGGCGGGCTTGTCGATCGGCGCGGGCGGGCGCTACACCGGGACCACGTACAGCACCGACAACAGCTTCAAGGTGCGGAGCTTCTTCCTGGCGGACGCGACGATGCGCTACGACCTGGGCCGCGCCTGGCCGAAACTCAAGGGGTCGGACATCTACGTGAATGCGCAGAACCTGTTCAACAGGCGCTACGTGGCGTCGTGTTATTACGGTGAATGGTGTGCGTTCGGTTATGGACGGCAAGTGTTCGCCGGCGTGGATTACCGGTGGTGAAAACACGCCGCGCCACCTCCGCGGCGATCAAGCGGCCGCCGGCATCGGTCTGACATGGCCGCCTTCCCGACGGCAAAAGCCCCGTGACGGGGCAAGCGTCACGGGGCCCTGGCGTCCCCCGCGGAGCGCGGAGGACACACCCGCGCATCAGAACAGGTAGCCGACGCCCGCGCGCACGACGGTGCTGTTGCCACCGGCCGTGGACACACCCGCGTTGACGTTGAAGTCGCCGGCCGTGTTCCAATACGACACGCCGACGGCGGCCGCGGCCTGACCGCGATACATCGCGGTGCCGGCATTCACCGCGACACGGCCCGGCGCATACGGCGTGGTCATCTGCAACGCGGCCACCGAAGCGATGCCCTTGCGGAACGCGCGGTCCATCTGGCGCATCTCGCCGCGGATCTGACCGATATCGCCGCGGATCTCGCCGACTTGCTGATCGGTATACCGCTTGGCCGCCGCGACGGACTCCTGCTTCGACTGCGTGAGATGGGTGTTCAATTGCTGCACGTTGACCGCATCGTGGGCTGCCACGCCGGCCGCCACGTTCGAGACCGTGCGCTGCACGTCCTGACTGCCGACGGAGACGGTGTTCTCGCGATCCGCCACGGAACCCGCGCCAAGCGCCACCGAGTTCGCCGCCTTCGCGTGCGCATCGACACCCAGCGTGGTGCTGCCCGCGCCGGCGGCATTCGCCCGGTCGCCCAGTGCGAGTGCGCCTTCGGCACTGGAGGCGCCCTGCACGTGCTGGATGATGGAATCGCTCATGAAGGAGTCCGTGTCTTCCTGAAGATTGACGAGCTTCGCATGCAAACCGTCAAGCTGCGCGCCTTGTTCGCGCGCACTCGCGTCGACTCCCTGGAACCGCTTCTCGATATCGGCTTCCTTGACGAGCGCGGCGATCAATCCGATATCCTCGGCATTCTTCTCCGCGGCGACCAGCGCGCCGGTCAGCCGGTCCGCGTCGCTGTGGGACGCATGGGTCGCATTGATTTTTTCCAGAATCGCCTGCGCTTCCTCCGCGCTTCCCACACGATCGACCAGATGGTCGTTCAGCGACAGACCCTCCGCCGCATGGGCGGGATTCGCGGCAAACGCCGATGCCGCCAGCAACGACATCAGCGCGACCGGAACACCGCTTTTTCGTCCGTGCGATGCGGCGTCGACTGCTTTCCTCATACCATTTTTGTGACGAATCATGACCGTGACGTCCTTTTGTCTCGTATGCCTCGAAAATGCGCCCGCCCCTCGGCTGCCATCGCCTTTTCGCGGCAATCGAAATATTTAATTTAGGTATGCAAAACATATGAATGTTTCGGCATGCCATGCCGGGTGTTTCGAGGACGGATTATGTGGATGTCAGTCTCGGACAGACAGTAGACTGGTCTGATACAGGGAAAGCGCGCGCGGCGCCGCACGACGAAAAGCCTCGCGGCGCGCATCGCCAAAGCAATGCCTGCCGCGAGGCTTCAGGACAGCGTCATTGCCTCGATCACGCGTCGGGCCGTCCCGCG encodes:
- the urtE gene encoding urea ABC transporter ATP-binding subunit UrtE, with the protein product MLEVESLNQYYGGSHILRDVAMTVPEGRLTVLLGRNGVGKSTLLRCLMGVTPVRTGTIRWRGASLERLSTPARVARGLGYVPQGRDIFPRLTVEENLLIGAASRKIPAAVPERIYALFPVLADMKHRRGGDLSGGQQQQLAIGRALMGEPRLLILDEPTEGIQPSIITEIGRTLRRLVDEFGMTILLVEQYYEFAQALADHYWVMQRGEIVARGAGGDMAANGVRDMIAV
- the urtB gene encoding urea ABC transporter permease subunit UrtB, with protein sequence MKSPLFLPILLLSAVLLCGGTRAAQALTRADLAPLASDDFDAKAQAIQTIAAQAATGDTAAARLLQALADDTVSVASTGTSAGVVLIAHGDTYHDALNDRPVAADVAAQAQPLTLSNVLRRQVAAAASANGIDSPDKTVRGAAIDALLRSPDPAAAPRIDTALAREKDPALRARLETLWALTALHDADPARRLKAVGLITATGRISSLELLRPLTLRDASGVYADTDPRVRAAAAQGIQALAAIQRRNEIVGTLFAGLSLGSVLLLAALGLAITYGLIGVINMAHGEFLMIGAYATWIVQNLFRQHLPGAFDWYPLAAIPAAFLAAALVGIVIERLIIRHLYGRPLETLLTTFGVSLLLIQATRMLFGAQNVQVENPSWMSGGIAVLPGLTLPYNRLSILAFSVAVIVLAWGVLNRTRLGLFIRAVTQNRRMAACVGVRTGRVDSYAFAFGAGIAGLGGCALAQIGNVGPDLGQSYIIDSFMSVVLGGVGQLAGTVIGAFGLGVISKAIEPFWGAVLAKIVVLLLVVLFIQKRPQGLFALKGRSAEH
- the urtC gene encoding urea ABC transporter permease subunit UrtC; its protein translation is MSLSSIPPLPGPGVPHAARAPGAAAGRFRLGLPPRPALLSPRAWVGLLALIVIIGVLVPLSALALPADSTWHLSIYAITLAGKLMCYAIAALALDLVWGYCGILSLGHGLFFALGGYAIGMYLMRQIGHEGKYGSDLPDFMVFLDWHTLPWYWTGTQHLLFALVVMIVAPAVIAWVFGFFTFRSRVKGVYLSIITQALTYAAMLLFFRNETGFGGNNGFTDFKRIAGFPIASDQTRVTLFVLTFAVLVLAFLLLRVIVTSRLGRVVTAIRDGESRLMFLGYSPLGYKLFVWTVSAVLCGIAGALYVPQVGIINPSEMSPGNSIEMAIWVAVGGRGTLIGPIVGALAVNGAKSVFTNYFPEYWLFFLGAIFVVVPLLLPQGIVGLLARRRRRTS
- the urtD gene encoding urea ABC transporter ATP-binding protein UrtD, with the translated sequence MNPLKSPRAAAAGAASPAPGVASGAGQHLTSGLGHVVRPDAIDVSHGPILYLEDVTVSFDGFRALNALSLSIDAGELRCMIGPNGAGKTTMMDVITGKTRAQSGKVFLGQTLDLRRLDEAAIARAGVGRKFQKPTVFEQHPVWENLELAMKSDKRWFAALRARLDAPAQARIEEVLETIRLEDAAYRLAGELSHGQKQRLEIGMLLMQQPQLLLLDEPAAGITDDETMELARLLNSLRGQCSMMVVEHDMDFVAALAGETGRVTVMAEGAVLAEGTLDQVKRDERVIESYLGR
- a CDS encoding TonB-dependent siderophore receptor gives rise to the protein MTFSSFIAGPPAHAAAATDTSADERAGDTASTRQSRASSSTPSTVGALSAVTVTGQSDGGPYGTVKGVVARDSLGATKTKTSLLETPQSVSVVTREQMDQQNAQTLNAAVRYEAGVTPETRGGIATRYDLLTVRGFSADTYWNGLKLLTNNYYGTPQIDPYLMERIEVLRGPVSVLYGQASAGGILNQESRLPTVEPQHEIGIEFGNYGHKQAKFDFSGPIGDDPRYLYRVTGIARTEDGQVATTRNERLAIAPSFTWRPDRDTTLTLLALYQRDPRSTSYGAVPPYGTVLNNPFGKLPGNFYDGDVNFEKFQRTQTSLGWQFEKRLTPTWTVRSNARWLHLGQEYESVYDSGLEADMRTLDRGTAESNDTMNTYSIDNSIEGNFATGPLDHTLLAGFDYQHVGSGYNVGFGTAPSLDLFAPDNAQAITPPDLAMTRIRASQYGVYLQDQMHFGKVLLTLGGREDWATTHTTAEAFGTTSNQSDRAFTGRAGLTYVFDSGIAPYVSVTQSFVPQAGTDASGKPFDPERAHQYEVGVKYQPKNTSALFTAALFDLTRNNLLTTDANNPNYQAQSGQARSRGVELSAKVSPTRALDVTAAYAYTNTRYTRDNTGLQGKFLPAVPENQASVWANYRFDGMPLAGLSIGAGGRYTGTTYSTDNSFKVRSFFLADATMRYDLGRAWPKLKGSDIYVNAQNLFNRRYVASCYYGEWCAFGYGRQVFAGVDYRW
- a CDS encoding YadA family autotransporter adhesin, which encodes MRKAVDAASHGRKSGVPVALMSLLAASAFAANPAHAAEGLSLNDHLVDRVGSAEEAQAILEKINATHASHSDADRLTGALVAAEKNAEDIGLIAALVKEADIEKRFQGVDASAREQGAQLDGLHAKLVNLQEDTDSFMSDSIIQHVQGASSAEGALALGDRANAAGAGSTTLGVDAHAKAANSVALGAGSVADRENTVSVGSQDVQRTVSNVAAGVAAHDAVNVQQLNTHLTQSKQESVAAAKRYTDQQVGEIRGDIGQIRGEMRQMDRAFRKGIASVAALQMTTPYAPGRVAVNAGTAMYRGQAAAAVGVSYWNTAGDFNVNAGVSTAGGNSTVVRAGVGYLF